ATTTCACACCAACATGGTTACATTTTTTAAATCGTTTATTGGGAGCCAAAGAAAATGGCGCAAAACAATGAAAAACATCCAcaattacaaattaaaaaaattactaatTCAATCATCATCATCTAATTCCATCCAGTTTCTATCAAAAACCAGAATTTGATCTTACAGTGTACCCTGCTACAAGCTGCGCAAATGATGAAGACTTGGTTTCCAGCAAACTTGATGGACTATCATATTCTTCTATAACTCCTGCAAaaacaaatgttttttttttttattcaaatgaAATGAACTTCAAAGAATCCATCTTAATAAGCAGAGCATACTGTACTACTAACCATGACTTAGAACCAGAACCATGTCGCTATCCAGAACCGAAGTTATTCGGTGAGCGATCGTTATGACCGTACAATTGGAGAAGTGCTCCCTTAACGTCATCTGTATTAGGTTGTCAGTGGCTGTATCCACCGATGCGGTCGCTTCGTCAAGCACTAAGATCTTACTTTTCTTCAATAGTACACGCCCGAGGCACACCAACTGCCTTTGCCCCATGCTCCAATTCTCTCCATTCTCACTAACTGCACAACAATAATCAAACTTATGCAACAGAAGACAAACTCGTGTGTTATAAGATAGAAGGATCGAACCTGAAGAATCTAGCTGGCCGGCCTTGTTTCGAACTTCATCCCCGAGTTGGCATTTATCCAATGCCTTTAAAACACAATATTGACGGATGTTAGAATTCGATTACCAATCATAAAAGACAGTTTTACTAAAATGAACCTACCTCCCAAATCTGCTCATCTGTGTATTCTTCAAGAGGGTCCAAGTTGCTTCGTATAGTCCCTTTGAACATGGTAGGCTCTGAAGGGATGATGCCGAGTCGTGAACGCAAATCATGCAACCCAATCGATGAGATGTTTACACCATCGATTATGATCTGCCCTGCTGCAGGTTCAACGATCCGGAAAAGTGTTTGTATGAGAGTTGATTTACCACTGCCTGTTCTCCCTACAATTCCGGTTTTCAACCCTCCAGGAAATGTGCAGGTCAGACCTCGCAACACAAGTGGCATGTGCGGGGCATATCGTACCTACATCGAGATCATCATCGTTTATTTAATACAGCCAATGCATCAGAAACAGGATCATAGAACACCGCAACACTGCCTTACCTGCAGATCACGAATCTGAACTTCTCCGTGGTACGGCCAACAATGGTCTGGGCGATTCGTTTCCACCACAAGGGCAGGCTCACTAGGAATATTACAGTACCGAAGTATTCTCTCAACAGATATAATTTTATTCTCCGTTTTGCAAAAATTCCATACCATCGAAGCTTGCAATATATTTAGATTGAGTCCATACGTCACAGCTAACCCCGCAATAGCTAAACGAACGAAAAATGCATCAAGTCATTCTCCTAGAACATCTGTTATCTAGCAGTCAATAAAGGTGCCAATACGAATCTGCATTTACTTACCGGGATGAATAACTCCCACCGGTATAGAGATTAAAATGAATAAAGAGAAGGCAAAAGTAACAGAAGACAATAAGTCCAGGCGGAAGAACAGCCATTCCATTGCACTGGCAACATGGAATTTTGGACGAGAATACGAGTCGGTCAGCGCCATGTTTGTGTCTTGGAACCTTTTTTCTTAGATCAAAGCTCCTTATAGTTGTTGCTCCTAAAATTGTTTCGGCAAAATTCTGTATTACTGGAGCTTTGCATACTCCAACCAGCCGCGAAAGTTCTCGTGCAGAAGATATGTAATATTGCTGCAAGATTACAAATTTATGAGCATTCCTCTGTTCAGCAATAAGGCAATGATTAAATGTGTTTTACAAAGTAGAAAATTCGAGATTTTCCATGTGGTGCTGCATTGTAATAAGTTCCTGATTTCATGCATTCCATAGCCACAATTCGGCAAGAGTTACCTGATACCAAATGCAGGTAGCAACCACTGGAATAAAAATGATAAAGATCTGCCAAGCAACTTGAGACATGACTGCAATAATTCCAAGTAGCTGGATAACTGAGAAAGCAAATGCGGCGACTTGATACGGGATGTCCATATCTACTGCACTTTGATCTGCAGAAGCCTATAAGAGGCAGCCAAAAAGTTTACAATACTTCAAAAACAAGGGGAAAAGTGCCAAGAAAACATGAAGATAAATCGAATCTTTCGTATCCATAGAGGAAAGACATTAGATGCTTACCCTGTTGAGGATTCTTCCACTCGGTGTAGAATCGAAGAAAGACATAGGAGCACGGAAAATGCAAAGATGCATCTTTTTAAAGAGAAGAGTGGCTGTTTTATATCCAGCTGTACCAAGAAGCATGGATATGGCTAAGACACAAACGACACTTGTAATGGCCAAAGCCAAATAGACAATGATTAGTGTAAAGCTCCCAACAGGAGGCTTTATGTCTGCCGACATCGGTGATCCCCAAGCCATCCAATAGTTGATGCCTATTTGATAACTCTGAAAGAGAATCATAGCACGCACTATTAAACGCACAAGAGCTCCTCCATATGCTGTTGTGATGTACTTCCGGTAGACCGAAAACCCAACTTGTCCTTTTTCTCGTTCTTCTTCTTGAACAAGCTGTCCTTTTGGTCCGACATCATCTACTTTACCACTCTCGTTACCTTGGTTTTCTTCTATCTGCACTTTCCCATTAGTAGTACCTATATCACCTTCTCCTTCACTGGTAGTTTGTTCCGAACCCGAACTTGCTTCAACGGTATCAAGGGCCGACAAAGCTTTCTTATGTGCATCCACAAGTTCCATAAAATCAGTACCTGAATTGAGAATATCATTATACTCTCCAGCTTGAACAATTCTGCCACCTTTCATCACCTAACAAATATGTAAATACAAGTTGAATCCAGTTAATAAATTATTTCTCTTAGACATATGATGAAAATCACTGAAAATAATGTAAACAATAGCTCACCAAAATTAGATCAGCAGTTGGTAAAAACTCGACTCGATGAGTGACATAAATCACTGTTTTTAATCTCAAATTGTTTTATAAAACCTCCTGCCATTCAAAAGAATAAACAAGATACTCCGAGCTCATACATAACTATTTCAACTAAATTAACTATAGAAACTCTtaaaatacatgccatatgatCATAGGAGGACATTACCTTAAATAAATGAGATCGGGTGTGAGCATCCATCGTGCTGAAAGGATCATCAAACAGATAGATATCGGCATCTTGGTATAGAGCACGAGCAATCTGTATTCTGTGCTATTGTCCACCACTCAGATTGATTGCCCACTCGCCTACAACTGTCTGATCACCGAAAGAGAGAATTTCGAGATCCTTCTTGAGGGCACAAGCTTCAAGCACTTTGTCATACTTGTCTCTGTCCATTTCCTTACCGAACAATATGTTGTCTACAATCTTGCCACTTTGTATCCAAGGTGACTGAGCAACATAGGctgttgtaccacacaacttaAGAGTTCCTGATATCTTTGGTAACTCTCCCAAAAGACAGGAAAGAAAACTTGACTTGCCAGAGCCGACCGTACCACAAACAGCAACACTCATGCCATGGGAAACTTTCAAGTTTATATCTTTTAGTGTTGCAGTAGGGGATGACATATCCCAAGAGAAGTTCCCATCAGCAATCTCAATCGCTGTTTCGGAACTACCACTCGGTAGTTTTTCTATAGCATCAAGCCGCAAGTCATCGAGCTGGAGGAAGGCAGCAATTCGATCAAGTGACACCTTTGTTTGAGCTATCATTGAGATTGTGCCAGGAAGGTTGTAGATTGGCTCCTGAAGAATCCTTAATGTTGCGAGTGCAGATAGGATCTTCCCTGACTCAAGTGGGACTCCTAAGAACATACAAGCACCAAAAGTGGCAACAGATACAA
This is a stretch of genomic DNA from Gossypium arboreum isolate Shixiya-1 chromosome 11, ASM2569848v2, whole genome shotgun sequence. It encodes these proteins:
- the LOC108471810 gene encoding LOW QUALITY PROTEIN: ABC transporter C family member 3-like (The sequence of the model RefSeq protein was modified relative to this genomic sequence to represent the inferred CDS: inserted 1 base in 1 codon; deleted 1 base in 1 codon; substituted 2 bases at 2 genomic stop codons) — its product is MCTATSLRTEGEDTIHEEPLQKGDSRVSNGVEFSNEKGVDTVSPYSNAGIFSRLTFSWMWPLIAAATKKPLDLTDVPQLDSHDSVIGAFPKFKNRLESADSEGNGVTSLKLVKALFFSAWKDILWTALFAFMYTMALYVGPYLIDPFVQYLNRQREFKAEGYLLVAAFFVAKLVECLSQRRRLFKLQQVXLRQRALLVAMIYNKGLTLSCQSKQSHTSGEIINFMIVDAERVGDFSWYLHDPWMVALQVALALFILYNALGLASIAAFVANVLVLLANIPLRKMLEKFQYKLMESKDTRMKATSEILRNMRILKLQGWEMKFLSKIFGIRRVEEGWLKCFVYTNAMIDSVFLVAPTFVSVATFGACMFLGVPLESGKILSALATLRILQEPIYNLPGTISMIAQTKVSLDRIAAFLQLDDLRLDAIEKLPSGSSETAIEIADGNFSWDMSSPTATLKDINLKVSHGMSVAVCGTVGSGKSSFLSCLLGELPKISGTLKLCGTTAYVAQSPWIQSGKIVDNILFGKEMDRDKYDKVLEACALKKDLEILSFGDQTVVGEWAINLSGGQXHRIQIARALYQDADIYLFDDPFSTMDAHTRSHLFKEVLXNNLRLKTVIYVTHRVEFLPTADLILVMKGGRIVQAGEYNDILNSGTDFMELVDAHKKALSALDTVEASSGSEQTTSEGEGDIGTTNGKVQIEENQGNESGKVDDVGPKGQLVQEEEREKGQVGFSVYRKYITTAYGGALVRLIVRAMILFQSYQIGINYWMAWGSPMSADIKPPVGSFTLIIVYLALAITSVVCVLAISMLLGTAGYKTATLLFKKMHLCIFRAPMSFFDSTPSGRILNRASADQSAVDMDIPYQVAAFAFSVIQLLGIIAVMSQVAWQIFIIFIPVVATCIWYQQYYISSARELSRLVGVCKAPVIQNFAETILGATTIRSFDLEKRFQDTNMALTDSYSRPKFHVASAMEWLFFRLDLLSSVTFAFSLFILISIPVGVIHPAIAGLAVTYGLNLNILQASMVWNFCKTENKIISVERILRYCNIPSEPALVVETNRPDHCWPYHGEVQIRDLQVRYAPHMPLVLRGLTCTFPGGLKTGIVGRTGSGKSTLIQTLFRIVEPAAGQIIIDGVNISSIGLHDLRSRLGIIPSEPTMFKGTIRSNLDPLEEYTDEQIWEALDKCQLGDEVRNKAGQLDSSVSENGENWSMGQRQLVCLGRVLLKKSKILVLDEATASVDTATDNLIQMTLREHFSNCTVITIAHRITSVLDSDMVLVLSHGVIEEYDSPSSLLETKSSSFAQLVAGYTVRSNSGF